Proteins from one Geomonas agri genomic window:
- a CDS encoding VOC family protein — MEKPAKNTICLWYDGDAEEAARFYAETFPDSSVDAVHLAPGDYPSGKKGDVLTVEFTVMGIPCLGLNGGPEVKHNEAFSFQVATVDQEETDRYWNAIVGNGGQEVVCGWCRDKWGISWQITPVVLTEAITDPDPAAAKRAFDAMMQMVKIDIAAIEAALRG; from the coding sequence ATGGAAAAGCCGGCAAAGAATACGATCTGCCTTTGGTACGACGGCGACGCTGAAGAGGCGGCGCGCTTTTATGCGGAGACCTTTCCGGATTCATCGGTCGACGCGGTGCACCTGGCGCCGGGCGACTACCCGTCCGGGAAGAAAGGGGATGTATTGACGGTGGAGTTCACCGTGATGGGAATCCCTTGCCTGGGGCTCAACGGCGGGCCTGAGGTGAAACACAACGAGGCCTTCTCGTTCCAGGTCGCCACCGTAGACCAGGAGGAAACGGATAGGTACTGGAACGCCATCGTGGGCAACGGCGGTCAGGAGGTCGTGTGCGGCTGGTGCCGCGACAAATGGGGCATCTCCTGGCAGATCACGCCGGTGGTGCTGACCGAGGCAATAACGGATCCCGATCCCGCAGCAGCCAAACGCGCCTTCGACGCGATGATGCAGATGGTCAAGATCGATATCGCTGCCATCGAAGCTGCGCTGCGGGGGTGA
- a CDS encoding porin family protein — MQKGKITMLAAVLAVAASAQSVQAFDIGGANGWKFSTDGFLNVFATYESVGRRPAGVIGGEIGGDQTGTGEVQQQFRVRTGLLPVGVGLNIQSPTTNGVDYAVRLGLYPQVQNNGGSRTDLSPNIDFREINMTATGSFGQVLAGRAINLYQAKNILTDMTLFGAGVIGPVDNGPTMGHIGYGYLYPNFGAQFRYTTPEVKGFKVAVSVNDTNNIGAATVRNVPRLESEISYVNGFTGGKFQAWVSGLYQQASFSSAETVTVPVTLNPDGSITPEHTVPAVRPGGHVTSLGGAGGVQLDLGGLQLLTSCYGGKALGMLGMQGADALSADGKERTNWGFLNQATYQVTPVVKLGLNYGQSRAEQAGNDTDLNIQKQQAAVVAVTYNVTPFVQVIGEYTWAQDRWFNGATQDANIGAIGTFIYW; from the coding sequence ATGCAGAAAGGCAAAATAACAATGCTGGCTGCGGTTTTGGCTGTCGCAGCGAGCGCGCAATCTGTGCAGGCTTTCGACATAGGCGGGGCCAACGGGTGGAAGTTTTCCACGGACGGCTTCCTCAACGTCTTCGCCACGTACGAGTCGGTCGGGCGGCGCCCGGCTGGTGTCATCGGCGGCGAGATCGGCGGGGACCAGACCGGTACCGGTGAGGTCCAGCAGCAGTTCCGGGTGAGGACGGGTCTTCTGCCGGTGGGCGTCGGCCTCAACATCCAGTCTCCCACCACCAACGGCGTGGACTACGCGGTGCGCCTGGGTCTCTACCCGCAGGTGCAGAACAACGGCGGCAGCCGCACCGACCTCTCGCCCAACATCGATTTCCGCGAGATCAACATGACCGCGACTGGCAGCTTCGGCCAGGTCCTGGCCGGCCGCGCCATCAACCTGTACCAGGCCAAGAACATCCTCACCGACATGACCCTGTTCGGGGCGGGGGTGATCGGGCCGGTGGACAACGGGCCGACCATGGGACACATCGGCTACGGCTACCTCTACCCCAATTTCGGCGCGCAGTTCAGGTACACCACTCCGGAGGTGAAAGGCTTCAAGGTCGCCGTCAGCGTGAACGACACCAACAACATCGGTGCAGCCACTGTCCGCAACGTGCCGCGCCTGGAGAGCGAGATCTCCTACGTGAACGGCTTCACCGGCGGCAAGTTCCAGGCATGGGTTTCCGGGTTGTACCAGCAGGCGAGTTTCTCGTCGGCCGAGACGGTGACCGTGCCGGTAACGCTGAACCCGGACGGGAGCATCACGCCTGAGCACACGGTTCCGGCGGTACGGCCGGGCGGTCACGTCACTTCACTCGGCGGCGCGGGGGGCGTCCAGCTCGACCTTGGCGGTCTCCAGTTGCTCACTTCCTGCTATGGCGGCAAGGCACTGGGGATGCTGGGCATGCAGGGTGCGGACGCGCTGTCCGCGGACGGCAAGGAGAGAACCAACTGGGGCTTCCTGAACCAGGCGACTTACCAAGTGACACCGGTGGTGAAACTGGGCCTCAACTACGGCCAGAGCAGGGCTGAGCAGGCAGGCAACGACACCGACCTGAACATACAGAAGCAGCAGGCGGCGGTGGTCGCGGTGACCTACAACGTGACCCCGTTTGTCCAGGTCATCGGCGAATACACCTGGGCGCAGGACCGTTGGTTCAACGGCGCCACCCAGGACGCCAACATCGGCGCCATCGGCACCTTTATCTACTGGTAG
- a CDS encoding YMGG-like glycine zipper-containing protein translates to MKRRISSLLVLLALGGCVTVPTGPSVKVLPTKGKSFETFMKEDATCRQWANSQLGSPVQETYDKNVATSAVVGTAVGTGVGAVLGSASGNTGAGAAIGAATGLLFGTAAGSGSSQVYGAQAQRMYDNAYVQCMYTYNNQVPGTRTVVAARPAPPPPARVAPPPPPPVAESPVVAPPPPEEVMVPAPEEYEAEPPEFVYSPQLNAYVAVGVPYDLIYSGNEYYYFYGGNWYRGAYYNGPWSYVPRRAYPQLFVRYEVVNIRHYRDVEYRRYVRDRRHYDGRVYRPEYRRVVRHRPGY, encoded by the coding sequence ATGAAAAGACGGATTTCGTCACTTTTAGTGCTTCTGGCCCTGGGGGGATGCGTGACGGTGCCCACAGGCCCCAGCGTCAAGGTCCTTCCCACCAAGGGCAAGTCCTTCGAGACCTTCATGAAGGAAGACGCCACCTGCCGCCAGTGGGCCAATTCCCAGCTGGGCTCGCCGGTGCAGGAAACCTACGACAAGAACGTGGCGACCAGCGCCGTCGTGGGTACCGCGGTCGGCACCGGCGTGGGCGCAGTGCTCGGTTCCGCCTCGGGCAACACGGGTGCCGGGGCCGCCATCGGCGCCGCAACCGGGCTCCTGTTCGGGACCGCCGCCGGCTCCGGTTCTTCCCAGGTCTACGGCGCGCAGGCGCAGCGCATGTACGACAACGCCTATGTCCAGTGCATGTACACCTACAACAACCAGGTCCCGGGAACCAGGACCGTGGTCGCAGCCCGCCCTGCCCCGCCCCCTCCTGCCCGCGTGGCACCTCCTCCTCCGCCGCCGGTAGCCGAGTCGCCGGTTGTTGCGCCTCCGCCGCCCGAAGAAGTGATGGTGCCGGCCCCTGAGGAGTACGAGGCCGAGCCGCCCGAGTTCGTGTACTCGCCGCAGTTGAACGCCTACGTCGCCGTCGGTGTTCCCTATGACCTCATTTACAGCGGCAACGAATATTACTACTTCTACGGCGGCAACTGGTACCGCGGCGCTTACTATAACGGTCCCTGGAGCTACGTCCCGCGTCGGGCGTACCCACAACTGTTCGTGCGCTACGAAGTAGTCAACATACGGCACTACCGTGATGTCGAGTACCGGCGCTACGTGCGCGACCGGCGCCACTACGACGGCCGGGTCTACCGCCCGGAGTACCGCCGCGTGGTGAGGCATCGTCCCGGCTACTGA